The DNA window ACAAAAGTAAAGCTTGACAACTatcaaactcaaaaaaaaaaaactaaagaaaaaaacacgTTTTATCAAAATCGAATATATGTACGagtgtttttatcttttttacttGTAGTAAAAACACAAAACCTGGTAATAATCAAGAGTTGGCGTATTTGTGCCAGCAAAGTAGCATAAGAATACATCTCCTGGCGATGTAGAACCTAGAACGCCTCTCATTCACCATCGCTAAACATCCTCTATTCTTCTCCACTGATGATTCTCTGcaaccttcttcttcctccttcctttttctctttctcctcATCTTTGTCGTCGATGAACACTGGCCCatgtttgttttcttctcttattTACTTGGCTTCTCCACActttttatgttctttttttcttcttcttctgtagagatatctccttataacaGAGAAATGAtggaaggagaagaaagaagcaAAATGAAAGAGACCAAAATGTGAAAAGAGTGGAGaggaaaaataaacaaaatgataAATGACTATTAATAAAAGAGTGGTGGAGCAATGATGATGCGATGACGTTAAACGTCGTTAACCCCCTCTTTTTAATCTCACGTATCCTCCTAGAAACATACTAGTTCCTTTTTGCTTGTGTACTTAAGCAATTTTATAATTTCTCACTACGCTTTATCGTTGTTATTTTGAAATCAGTTCATTAAAATAGTGAAATCGTTGTctttgagtatatatatatataaccataaATAAAAGATACTAAGATATTAACTCTTCTTTGCATATACTTGATACTGTGAGGCTGTTAATGTAAGGAAACCTTTAACAAGTTATTATGTAATGAATAACAAAAAAGGCGTCTCAGGTGGGTTTAACGTACCCGACGAGACAATGGCTTATCTCTTGCTTATACGTGTCATCCTCTGATTGTAATCATATTACAGTACCTCGTATCTCACGGTcgtcaattatttttttaagctCATCGACCGGTAGTAGTATTATTTTTCTTAGGGTAACATAGTAGCAATGGATCATCATGGGCGCAGAAAAACGTCAAGCATGAACTGGTGGAAGAGAATAAAGTACCTGGAGGGAAAAAAATCAGTGACCAATCATTGATAGTTTGATTGCTATTTGCCACGTCGTCACACTTCCTTTGACAACTGTGTAATATTCCTCCattcttgttttttcttgacATAAATAAATACACAATCATTGATTCTTTAGTTACCGAACCGAGATATGGATATGGTTATAGGATTCGTTCACATTTCTATTGTGGTCATTAAACTTAATACCTTTAACTTTGCGAATGTTGGCACTTTATTTACTTGTGTTAGGTCTCGTAAGAGAGAGTAGTATAGATGTAGttttctttagttttgtatCTCTCTCCGCACTgatctatttatatttcagtagACCAGTTGGCCAGTTGGGCACACCAAGCGAATATGGGCCCTAACAAGCTTTGCTGTGTTAGGATTAAAATTTGAAAGGCCGATTCTTATTGTCAGGCCGTcctattattattgtttttctttttcctgaTTGCTGATTTCAGAGGCTATGGACAATATCCGGTTGCTTAATCTCTCCCCCTCCAATCTATGGAACCGAGCCTCCACAGAAGCACTGCGCCAATATGTTATTATTGTTCTTATGACTCAATTCTTTCTTAAGAAATCACTGAGCGGCTATGAGATTTTTGTTCCAAATGAAACTTATATCATTTGGTAGTGCCATTGACATACACAAACACTTGTGTTGAAacatatacaattatttatttgcAAATTTACAAACGGATAGGttcatgttttttgttttcactCTTCTACTGGTAGTTCATTCTCTGTCCAGGCAACGTACCCTCCAGCAATGTCTGTAACCCCGGTGAAGCCCTGCAGACATACACATAATAAGGCATCTTTAAACCGCTTTATCTGTTTTAACCGATACTATCACTAAATGAATCACACTTACAGCAGTGAGAAGTTCAGTGGAAGCCATGAGAGATCTTTCTCCGCTCTCACAACCCTGCAATGTTTCATATACACGCCTCAAAATGGTTTTATAATACGAGTTTGTTTTCATAACTGTTCCTCAAGATTTTAGCCAAAACTTAAAAACTTACGATGATGATCTCGTCGTGTTTCCTGAAATGAGACGATACCTGCCTTAGAAAACTCGGGTTCTTAACCATTCCTGTAACATTATTTTATGCTCTGGTGTTAAtcataacttttttatatatatatagaggaaACCAAAAGGTCGGTTGAAGTAAGAACCTGATCCGACTCTGTACATGTAAGGCACGTTAATAGCACTACACGGATGTCCGATACTGAACTCATCTGGTGTCCTCACGTCGAGATATTTGTATCCTGCTTGAGCTAGCTCCCGCGCAACTCTCACCGGTACTGATGTCGGAACTCTAGCTGCTTCCGCCGCAACATTTGCTCTGCCTGTTGTTACTTTCCTCCttcaataaaaaaacaattgaataAATATCTTTATTTATGTCATTTCCTGTAATGCTAAGAGAGATTCCAAAACGTTATTAGCTAACCATCGAAAGTTTGAGTTCTGACGATCTGCAACACTGACGACTCTTCTTGTTGCCTTTGGTAGCTTCCACTTGAAAGATTCACACACTTGTAGAGGTGGAGATATGACCGATGACCAGCTCCTGATTCGTGCGGCAGTGTTTAAAGTAGactccatttttttcttcttgtgttCGTAGATATTTTGAGTTATACTTCTTCTCGTGCATGTtatgtacatatatacacaGACACAGAGCCAAAGGATATGGAACCAGTGACACGTCAGCCAGTTTTACATGATCTATCCGGTTCCAACATGTAAGCCATGCGGAGAATGGATCTTGATAAGTCCAACTCGGTTACCTCGTAAGTCGTAATATGGATAACATGCTGACTCGGATTAGATGGTTCTCTACGTTTCTTAATAGGCCCAACTTTAAGTAATTATATGGGCCTTAGGCCCAATATTGAACAAATGGAAGAGAGGTGAAAGTAAGGAAGCTTTTTTGACGATGGTGGATTCGCGACTGttcgacgacgacgacgatgaTGATGGCGAGGTTTATCCCTGTGTCGTCTTGTCAGTTTTGTTTCGGCTTCCGTGAGCTTCctccttcttcgtcttctctttaTCCGAGACGTTTCGAGGTAACTCTCGTTTCATTCTCTTCTGTGATGGTAGTGTGATTTGGTTAATTGAAGTCAGATGTTCTTAATCAGGTCTCTAACCGGAGATTCCCGATCAAATGCTCGTCGTCTGAGCCGGAATACGGTGTAGATTCTTCGCCGTCGCTGTCTTCCTCCTCATCATCGTCGTCGTCAACAAGTGAAGTATCTATTAACAGTTCGACGTACAACTGGTTCACCGGACTCGGCGGTATCGGGATGTTAGACACCGCGTATTTAACCTACCTGAAACTGACCGGCTCCGATGCATTTTGCCCCGTTGGTGGTGGTACTTGTGGCGATGTCTTGAACAGCGATTATGCCGTTGTTTTTGGTACTATACATCGCTTTAGTGTGATTCATGTATAGTCTCCTGAGTCTAGACTATAGCTTAGCTCAATATTTGTGTTTGTGTAGATCTCATGAAGAAGGTATTTGATCTCATAGGCATGATTAGATCCTGATTGAAGAATAACTCTCTCATGTGATAATCTTGAATCTGTGGTATGAGCTATGTCATTGCATAGCATGCTTCACCTCCACTCCAGTACTATGTAGGCTTTGTATTGTTAACTGGACTTGTCCCATATTGCAGTGCACATATAATGTGTTTGAAAGCTGAACTCAGTGActgttctttttcatttttccaGGTGTTCCTCTGCCAGTGATTGGGTTTGCTATGTATGGCTTAGTAACAGCTTTAAGTGCGCAGCTTGGGGAAGATAATTTACCCTTTGGAATCAGTAAGACTAATGGGCGTTTTGCGTTATTTGCGATCACTACTACAATGGCATCTTCTAGTGCGTACTTCCTGTATATCCTTAGCACGAAACTTTCGGGATCATCGTGCCTGTATTGTCTGGTGTCTGCTTTCCTATCGTTTACTCTATTTTTCCTCACTTCAAAGGTATCCATTTATATCCGTTTATCTTACACTTTGTGTAAATGGTCAAGATGAGTTCTTAAGTTAGGATTACGTTTATGTGCTCTGTGCATTTGGTAGGATGTGAAGTTGCAAAAGATACAGCAAGTTGTTGGATTGCAGATATGCTTGGCACTCATTGTAGTTGCCTCCTTGACTGCTTCATATAGTACTGCTCAACCAATCCTTTCAAGGTAATCTAGGTTCTTTTGGAGTCAGATGGCATGTTTTAATCCTTTCTGACAAGTAGTGAACAAATAGCTGCCCGAGGATCAATTAGTCAAATAAAGTGGTTTTTCTTAACCCCAATATACGTCTTTGGTGTTCGCTCCTTGCAGCACACGTGACATTGAGCTGCCATATTATTCAACAGAGATCACTACATCATCGAGTCCATATGCTATTGCTTTAGCAAAACACCTAAACTCCATTGGAGCTAAAATGTATGGAGCATTCTGGTGTTCTCACTGCTTAGAGCAAAAAGAGGTACGTAGTTCATTCATTTGCATGAAATCAGTTTCACGGATTTATCATGTAAGTTCCCTATTTCTATAGATGTTTGGAAGAGAAGCGGCAAAACTACTGAATTACGTGGAATGTTTTCCCCAAGGCTATAAGAAAGGAACTAAGATATTCAAGGCATGTTCAGATGTTGGGATCGAGGGATTCCCGACATGGATGATTAATGGTCAGGTGAGTAAGCACTCTGAATCCTTGGTACACTTTTTCATCACTTGTCAGTTCTTATTTCACCTCTTTTATTAATTAGGTCTTAAGCGGAGAAGTAGAACTCGCTGAACTAGCGGAGATGTCTGGATTCAGCCTTGATCAGGCAAAATGATGCCAAACAACTTCAGTAAAATGTGTATTGTTGCATCAATATTAAGTGAATGCTCTTTTGTTGATGCCGATAGTTATAGGATGCTCTGTGCCAATGCGAGTGATTGTTATTGCCATAGGAGGCATGATCTATCTCGTAGCCATCACTAGAGAATCACAATATCATATAAAGATTATTAGCCAAAACTAGTCAGATTCTAGTAGTAATCCGAGAATATGCAGTCATCTAGTAATGTCTTTATGGTATAAGCCTAAAAGTGGGGTTATATGTAAGTCACACATGTATGTATCTTGTATATGCATAATGACATATGCGTGTAGATATACACGTAAAGCGGTGTATTATGGTTTAATGCCTAGAAGGCTAGAAGTGAGGTTAAGAGcacacatatatgtatgttGTATATACCTTGAATGATATGTGCGTTTAGATACATGATCCATAGCAGTCAGTGAACTTGAGTGAGAACCCAGAAATTCTAAATACCCGTTATCTTTGCATAATTAGTTTACACTAACCTGTAGATACATGACCCGTTGGATAGGGTTCTATTTTCTCCTTTTctaagaatttaaaatattggaTAGATATGAACATCCAGATATTTGTTACTATATTGCTAATAGTTGGACTTGGTTTTGTTGAACAACAGATGAGCCAAAAATAAAGCTAATCTTATCCGCACCTCTAATGATGTGACGAGGCGTAACGTAAAGTAACGCTCGCGCGGGAAAAGAGTAATAAAAAAAGCAGTAGCCGTTAGATGTAGAGAGAATGGAGGGGTCAGATTAGTTGCTTATCAAGAAAGAGGGCAAAACAGGTAATGAGTGTTGGACCCACGAAAGAGGTGAGAACGATCACGTTGAAAGGGAAGATGCTATAGAATATTCGTAATAGCACGTCGTTTCTCACATTAAACCCCTCCAATAAATACACTTTTCTAGTTTTTGCCCTTTTGAAATCTCTTTAAAATCATCAGTTCACCCCACCTTCACTCGCCGCACTTCAACAGATTGTTTTCCACCGTCGAAGCGATGACCACCACTCAGATTTCGGAGATTGAGCAAGAACAGCTTATCGAGAAGCTTGAGATCTTCAAGATCCATGGCAGAGACAAACGTGGCCGTAAGATCCTTCGGATCATCGGCAAATTCTTTCCAGGTTTGGATCTGTTTCCTTTTCTCTATCTTTGATTTCATTTCCTTTCTTTCATGagaatataatttgaattttttttctctcaaatCAGCTCGATTTCTGTCACTGGATGTGTTAAACAAGTATCTAGAGGAGAAGATCTTTCCTCGACTAGGGAGAAAACCGTTCGCCGTGCTCTACGTTCACACCGGCGTGCAGAGGAGCGAGAATTTCCCGGGAATCTCAGCTCTACGAG is part of the Raphanus sativus cultivar WK10039 unplaced genomic scaffold, ASM80110v3 Scaffold1696, whole genome shotgun sequence genome and encodes:
- the LOC130504606 gene encoding senescence-associated protein DIN1-like isoform X1 is translated as MESTLNTAARIRSWSSVISPPLQVCESFKWKLPKATRRVVSVADRQNSNFRWRKVTTGRANVAAEAARVPTSVPVRVARELAQAGYKYLDVRTPDEFSIGHPCSAINVPYMYRVGSGMVKNPSFLRQVSSHFRKHDEIIIGCESGERSLMASTELLTAGFTGVTDIAGGYVAWTENELPVEE
- the LOC130504606 gene encoding senescence-associated protein DIN1-like isoform X2, producing MESTLNTAARIRSWSSVISPPLQVCESFKWKLPKATRRVVSVADRQNSNFRWRKVTTGRANVAAEAARVPTSVPVRVARELAQAGYKYLDVRTPDEFSIGHPCSAINVPYMYRVGSGMVKNPSFLRQVSSHFRKHDEIIIGCESGERSLMASTELLTAVRLHRGYRHCWRVRCLDRE
- the LOC108843291 gene encoding thiol-disulfide oxidoreductase LTO1 isoform X3, producing the protein MMMARFIPVSSCQFCFGFRELPPSSSSLYPRRFEVSNRRFPIKCSSSEPEYGVDSSPSLSSSSSSSSSTSEVSINSSTYNWFTGLGGIGMLDTAYLTYLKLTGSDAFCPVGGGTCGDVLNSDYAVVFGVPLPVIGFAMYGLVTALSAQLGEDNLPFGISKTNGRFALFAITTTMASSSAYFLYILSTKLSGSSCLYCLVSAFLSFTLFFLTSKDVKLQKIQQVVGLQICLALIVVASLTASYSTAQPILSSTRDIELPYYSTEITTSSSPYAIALAKHLNSIGAKMYGAFWCSHCLEQKEMFGREAAKLLNYVECFPQGYKKGTKIFKACSDVGIEGFPTWMINGQMSQK
- the LOC108843291 gene encoding thiol-disulfide oxidoreductase LTO1 isoform X1, which gives rise to MMMARFIPVSSCQFCFGFRELPPSSSSLYPRRFEVSNRRFPIKCSSSEPEYGVDSSPSLSSSSSSSSSTSEVSINSSTYNWFTGLGGIGMLDTAYLTYLKLTGSDAFCPVGGGTCGDVLNSDYAVVFGVPLPVIGFAMYGLVTALSAQLGEDNLPFGISKTNGRFALFAITTTMASSSAYFLYILSTKLSGSSCLYCLVSAFLSFTLFFLTSKDVKLQKIQQVVGLQICLALIVVASLTASYSTAQPILSSTRDIELPYYSTEITTSSSPYAIALAKHLNSIGAKMYGAFWCSHCLEQKEMFGREAAKLLNYVECFPQGYKKGTKIFKACSDVGIEGFPTWMINGQVLSGEVELAELAEMSGFSLDQMSQK
- the LOC108843291 gene encoding thiol-disulfide oxidoreductase LTO1 isoform X2 produces the protein MMMARFIPVSSCQFCFGFRELPPSSSSLYPRRFEVSNRRFPIKCSSSEPEYGVDSSPSLSSSSSSSSSTSEVSINSSTYNWFTGLGGIGMLDTAYLTYLKLTGSDAFCPVGGGTCGDVLNSDYAVVFGVPLPVIGFAMYGLVTALSAQLGEDNLPFGISKTNGRFALFAITTTMASSSAYFLYILSTKLSGSSCLYCLVSAFLSFTLFFLTSKDVKLQKIQQVVGLQICLALIVVASLTASYSTAQPILSSTRDIELPYYSTEITTSSSPYAIALAKHLNSIGAKMYGAFWCSHCLEQKEMFGREAAKLLNYVECFPQGYKKGTKIFKACSDVGIEGFPTWMINGQVLSGEVELAELAEMSGFSLDQAK